ACGCGCGCGGGCCACTTCATCGTCGGGACCGACGGCAACCTCGCCTCGCCCGACGGGCTTCCCGTGCAGGGCGACGGCGGCCCGATCGCAGTCGGCGCGCGCGAGGTGACGATCGCGGCGAACGGTGCGGTCGTCGACACGGCGGGCGAGACGATCGGGCGGCTGCGCCTCGTCGACTTCGCCGACCCGGGCGCGCTGCGCGCGGACGGCGGCAACCGGCTGCGCGCCGACGGCGCGGCGCCGACCGACGTCGAGGCCGCGCGGCTCGTGCCCGCCTCCGTCGAGAGATCCAACGTCGAGCCCGTCGAGGAGATGGCGGGCCTGGTCGAGCTGCAACGCCACTTCGAGATCGTGATGCGTGCGCTCCAATCGGACGACCAGCTGCGCGAGCGGCTGCTGCAAGAGGTGTCGGCATGAGGGCTCTGTTCACGGCGGCGACGGGCATGAACGCGCAGCAGGCGCGCATGGACGCGATCGCCAACAACCT
This region of Myxococcota bacterium genomic DNA includes:
- a CDS encoding flagellar hook basal-body protein — its product is MADDLYVAVAGAVGRLQQLDQTANNLANADTIGFKRLRSAFSAALEAAARDLEGERIAGAGASVFAVDGAPAIDLRPGPVDATGRGLDAAIDGPGYFVLQAPDGPLYTRAGHFIVGTDGNLASPDGLPVQGDGGPIAVGAREVTIAANGAVVDTAGETIGRLRLVDFADPGALRADGGNRLRADGAAPTDVEAARLVPASVERSNVEPVEEMAGLVELQRHFEIVMRALQSDDQLRERLLQEVSA